From Chryseobacterium joostei, the proteins below share one genomic window:
- a CDS encoding dihydroorotase, whose product MKTLIQNVNIVNEGKVFESDILIENDLISKIGSGIAESADQIIDGSGKYLLPGVIDDQVHFRDPGLTHKGDIETESRSAIAGGVTSFIDQPNTVPNAVTQELLADKYEIASHKAYANYGFMMGGTNDNLEEVLKTNPRNVPGIKLFLGSSTGNMLVDNPETLENIFNNTKMLIAVHCEDEATIRANTQKYMDEYGEDIPVKFHHLIRSEEACYKSSSKAIELAQKTGARLHVFHLSTAKEMELFRNDIPLKDKKITAEVCVHHLTFTNEDYETKGGLIKWNPAVKTQKDKDALWEALLDDRIDVIATDHAPHTAEEKQNVYTKCPSGAPLVQHSLVVMLENYKNGKISLEKIVEKMCHNPAILFRVEKRGFVKEGYKADLVLVDLDEDWIVSKDNLLYKCGWSPLEGMNFHSKVTHTFVNGHLVYDNGKIAEEKFGERLLFEARD is encoded by the coding sequence ATGAAAACCCTTATCCAAAACGTAAACATCGTAAACGAAGGAAAAGTCTTTGAGAGCGATATCTTAATAGAAAATGACTTAATTTCTAAAATAGGTTCAGGTATTGCTGAAAGTGCAGATCAAATCATTGACGGTTCCGGAAAATATCTTCTTCCGGGAGTAATTGATGACCAGGTGCATTTTCGTGATCCGGGCTTAACCCATAAAGGGGATATTGAAACTGAATCAAGATCAGCTATTGCCGGAGGGGTAACCAGCTTTATCGATCAGCCTAATACTGTTCCGAATGCTGTTACTCAGGAATTATTAGCAGACAAGTACGAAATAGCTTCTCATAAAGCTTATGCTAACTATGGTTTTATGATGGGAGGAACCAATGATAATCTTGAGGAGGTTTTAAAAACAAATCCTAGAAATGTTCCGGGAATTAAATTATTCCTAGGTTCATCTACAGGAAATATGTTGGTTGACAATCCTGAAACATTGGAAAATATTTTCAACAATACCAAAATGCTGATTGCAGTTCATTGTGAAGATGAGGCAACCATCAGAGCGAATACCCAAAAATACATGGATGAATATGGTGAAGATATCCCGGTTAAGTTTCATCACCTGATCAGAAGTGAAGAAGCTTGCTATAAATCTTCTTCCAAGGCCATTGAACTGGCTCAGAAAACAGGAGCAAGACTTCACGTTTTCCATCTTTCAACTGCTAAGGAAATGGAACTTTTCAGAAATGATATTCCTTTGAAAGATAAAAAGATTACTGCTGAGGTTTGTGTTCATCATTTAACATTTACCAATGAGGACTACGAAACAAAAGGAGGTTTAATCAAGTGGAATCCTGCTGTAAAAACACAAAAAGATAAAGATGCTCTGTGGGAAGCGCTTCTTGATGACAGAATTGACGTAATTGCTACAGACCATGCGCCACATACTGCTGAAGAAAAACAGAATGTATATACAAAATGCCCGTCAGGAGCACCATTGGTACAACATTCATTAGTTGTGATGCTGGAAAACTATAAGAATGGTAAAATTTCTCTGGAAAAAATTGTTGAAAAGATGTGTCATAACCCTGCTATTCTTTTCAGAGTAGAGAAAAGAGGATTTGTAAAAGAGGGATATAAAGCAGATCTTGTTTTGGTAGATTTAGATGAAGACTGGATTGTTTCCAAAGATAATTTACTTTACAAATGTGGTTGGAGTCCGTTGGAAGGGATGAATTTCCATTCTAAGGTTACCCATACTTTTGTAAATGGACATTTGGTATATGATAATGGGAAAATTGCAGAAGAGAAATTCGGAGAAAGATTACTTTTTGAAGCGAGAGATTAA
- a CDS encoding oligosaccharide flippase family protein — translation MYKKLLGQTIIYGVGAIAPRIILFILNPLLIYKIPNEGFAIFTQLYAWISFVNIILSFGFETAYFRFSAEDNNEKKTFNTSFWFLFSTSTVFLALCYLFNQPIADYLGYHNNPEYIKWFALIAFFDNLLVIPFAWLRFHNKPIKYSAVRVVQAIFQAVFTAALFFWIPENISRSFGLDQSVDYPFFSNLAGSALGFLLLLPIILKVRFQFVTSLFSRMIKYSFPLMLAGLAFMVNENFDKSIQRNHISDVQAGAYGGCYKLAVLMTLFVTAYRMGIEPFFFKQMDKGDAKKTYAKVAEYFAFFACAVALGIIANISWLKEVFIPNKSYWIAIDIIPIIVVANLCFGIYYNFSTWYKVTDRTSVGTIISWIGAGINIALNYLALSYYHSMIGSAWATFGAYVIMMIISYILGQKYYPIPYRMKKMSFFLILLGVFSFIIVKYFNYNILTSNLLFLIFVGILIYSEKNMILSRIRKN, via the coding sequence TTGTATAAGAAACTATTAGGGCAAACAATCATTTATGGAGTAGGGGCTATAGCACCAAGAATTATCCTATTCATCCTTAATCCACTTTTGATATACAAAATTCCCAATGAAGGTTTTGCGATTTTCACGCAACTTTACGCATGGATTTCATTTGTTAATATTATACTTTCATTCGGTTTTGAAACAGCTTATTTTCGGTTTTCTGCTGAAGATAACAATGAGAAAAAAACTTTCAACACATCGTTTTGGTTTTTGTTCTCAACTTCCACTGTATTTCTCGCGTTATGCTATTTATTCAATCAGCCTATTGCTGATTATCTAGGATATCATAACAATCCTGAATACATTAAGTGGTTTGCTTTAATTGCCTTTTTCGACAATTTGCTAGTAATCCCTTTTGCATGGCTCCGTTTTCATAATAAACCTATTAAATATTCTGCAGTAAGAGTTGTTCAAGCCATATTCCAAGCCGTTTTTACAGCAGCTTTATTCTTTTGGATCCCGGAAAATATATCCAGAAGTTTTGGTTTGGATCAAAGTGTAGATTATCCTTTCTTCAGTAATTTAGCAGGAAGTGCCTTAGGCTTTTTACTATTACTCCCTATTATATTGAAAGTAAGATTCCAATTTGTAACTTCTTTATTTAGCCGTATGATCAAGTATTCATTCCCGCTCATGCTGGCAGGTCTTGCTTTTATGGTTAATGAAAATTTTGATAAATCAATCCAGAGGAATCATATTTCAGACGTACAGGCCGGAGCCTATGGAGGCTGTTATAAACTGGCAGTACTAATGACATTATTTGTAACAGCTTACCGAATGGGTATTGAGCCTTTCTTCTTTAAGCAAATGGACAAGGGTGATGCCAAGAAAACTTATGCTAAAGTTGCAGAATACTTCGCTTTTTTCGCCTGTGCGGTTGCCTTGGGAATCATTGCGAATATCTCCTGGCTGAAAGAAGTATTTATCCCTAACAAATCTTATTGGATTGCAATAGATATCATCCCGATTATTGTTGTTGCAAATCTTTGCTTCGGAATATATTATAACTTTTCCACATGGTATAAAGTTACAGACAGAACAAGTGTCGGGACTATTATCTCATGGATTGGAGCAGGTATCAATATTGCTTTAAACTACTTGGCATTAAGCTATTATCACAGTATGATTGGTTCTGCATGGGCAACTTTCGGAGCCTATGTCATCATGATGATTATATCTTATATACTAGGTCAAAAATATTACCCTATCCCATACAGAATGAAGAAAATGTCTTTCTTCCTCATATTGCTGGGAGTTTTTAGTTTTATCATTGTAAAATATTTCAACTATAATATTCTTACCAGTAATTTATTATTTTTAATATTTGTAGGAATTTTGATTTATTCTGAAAAAAACATGATTCTATCAAGAATCAGAAAAAACTAA